The proteins below come from a single Streptobacillus ratti genomic window:
- a CDS encoding alpha/beta fold hydrolase, giving the protein MNKEYFESFDGLKIPYTSFESGNTKKVLMLHGLYEYIDRYNEFAMKLNEAGYDVYIFEYRGHGELREGNIADFGDKGITGVLNDIKLFIKHKLNNTPNENIFLIGKGLGGLFSLYLQEDMQLKNSVLISMPIEKRFSIFIGKIITKLEMKLGFKNSFVNNCMVKSLNRSFIKEGKSAWLNRDKEIVNSYLNDENYLKQASARSYNNILSLTAFIKSNIKKISENANIFIVFGTKDALVSETKLKKYMQKINNGKNNIKFLKVNKARHDILFELNKDKIIEEIIKNMDGINNGN; this is encoded by the coding sequence ATGAATAAAGAATATTTTGAAAGTTTTGATGGTTTAAAAATTCCGTATACTTCATTTGAAAGTGGTAATACAAAAAAAGTATTAATGTTACACGGATTATATGAATATATAGATAGATATAATGAATTTGCAATGAAACTTAATGAAGCAGGTTATGATGTATATATTTTTGAATACAGAGGACATGGAGAACTTAGAGAGGGAAATATTGCAGATTTTGGAGATAAAGGTATTACTGGTGTTTTAAATGACATTAAATTATTTATAAAACATAAACTTAATAATACACCTAATGAAAATATTTTTTTAATAGGTAAAGGATTGGGAGGATTATTCTCTCTATATCTTCAAGAAGATATGCAATTAAAAAATTCTGTATTGATTTCAATGCCTATAGAAAAAAGATTTTCAATTTTTATAGGTAAAATAATAACTAAGTTAGAAATGAAATTAGGTTTTAAAAATAGTTTTGTTAATAATTGTATGGTAAAAAGCCTTAATAGGTCATTCATTAAAGAGGGTAAATCAGCTTGGTTAAATAGAGATAAAGAAATTGTAAACTCTTATTTAAATGATGAAAATTATTTAAAACAAGCTTCAGCAAGATCATATAATAATATATTATCACTTACTGCATTTATAAAATCAAATATTAAAAAAATTAGTGAGAATGCAAATATATTTATAGTGTTTGGAACTAAAGATGCTTTAGTTTCTGAAACAAAATTAAAAAAATATATGCAGAAGATAAATAATGGGAAAAATAATATTAAGTTTTTAAAAGTTAATAAAGCAAGACATGATATTTTATTTGAATTAAATAAGGATAAAATAATAGAAGAAATAATAAAAAATATGGATGGTATAAATAATGGAAATTAA
- a CDS encoding heavy metal translocating P-type ATPase, translating into MKREKFNITGIHCTNCALNINKNLEKLEGIEKVNINLITSKMSVIYDEKIIGVEKIIEKVEEIGYGIEKINNKRNKENIETVNSDYSIIRLIVSIILSILIMYVSMSHMLGFNKVNHSEIIQIIITISIMLIYKSYYFSGFMALKNNSSNMSSLIAVSTLASFVYSLYNVIQGKNHDLYFESIVVILTLVSIGKYIEGRIKKNATKSITKMINLAPKKTTIIKDGKEIIIDVEDLEIDDEVLIKTGEIISCDGIVLEGKAYVNESSITGESKLIEKNINDEVIASSILEKGYLKVRVNKESNDTIIAKIIELVEEATSSKAPISKLADKISGILVPIIFIISAITFGFWLIVGNDFSIAVNRAISVLVISCPCALGIATPISIMIGNLKGSQIGILFKRAELLEIIKEAGIILMDKTGTLTKGQPKVIDYISFLDDDKVIRYIYSAEKKSEHHIATSIITYCESLNVNSVDIDEFIQIEGRGINAKVKNDEILIGNEKMMIEGNVDLSKYIESINNFSKQGKTVILASINKELVAIITIADEIREDAKITIEKLKDKNIRPIMLTGDNVETARYVAQLVGIEEVHAELLPNEKYDILVNLQKDNKVIMVGDGINDAPALAKADIGISIGGSTDIAMEISDIVLMKQRLIDIINAINLSKAVIRNIKFSLFWAFIYNIIGITLAMGVFVKFGLTLNPMFAAFAMSVSSICILLNALTLKLFKGENK; encoded by the coding sequence ATGAAAAGAGAAAAATTTAATATAACTGGCATTCACTGTACAAATTGTGCTTTAAATATTAATAAAAATCTCGAAAAATTAGAGGGGATAGAAAAAGTAAATATTAATCTTATAACTTCTAAAATGTCAGTAATATATGATGAAAAAATTATTGGCGTTGAAAAAATAATTGAAAAAGTAGAAGAAATAGGGTATGGAATAGAAAAAATAAATAATAAGAGAAATAAAGAAAATATTGAAACTGTAAATAGCGATTATAGTATAATAAGACTAATAGTTTCAATAATATTAAGTATATTAATAATGTATGTATCTATGTCTCATATGTTAGGCTTTAATAAGGTAAATCATTCAGAGATAATACAAATTATAATTACTATTAGTATAATGCTTATTTATAAATCCTATTATTTCTCAGGATTTATGGCATTAAAAAATAATAGTTCTAATATGTCAAGTTTAATAGCAGTAAGTACACTTGCATCTTTTGTATATAGTCTATATAACGTTATTCAAGGAAAAAATCATGACTTATACTTTGAATCTATAGTTGTAATATTAACACTTGTAAGTATAGGGAAATATATAGAGGGTAGAATTAAGAAAAATGCTACAAAAAGTATTACTAAAATGATTAATTTAGCTCCTAAAAAAACTACTATAATTAAAGATGGTAAAGAAATAATAATAGATGTAGAAGATTTAGAAATAGATGATGAAGTTTTAATTAAAACAGGAGAAATAATTAGTTGTGATGGTATAGTTTTAGAGGGGAAAGCTTATGTAAATGAATCATCTATAACTGGTGAAAGTAAATTAATAGAAAAAAATATTAATGATGAAGTAATAGCCTCAAGTATTCTTGAAAAAGGATATTTAAAAGTAAGAGTTAATAAAGAAAGTAATGACACTATAATTGCTAAAATTATAGAGCTTGTAGAGGAAGCTACATCAAGTAAAGCACCAATTTCAAAATTAGCAGATAAGATAAGTGGAATTTTAGTTCCGATAATATTTATTATTTCAGCTATAACTTTTGGATTTTGGTTAATAGTTGGAAATGATTTTTCAATTGCAGTTAATAGAGCTATTTCAGTACTTGTAATTTCATGTCCTTGTGCATTAGGAATTGCAACTCCAATATCAATAATGATAGGTAATTTAAAAGGTTCTCAAATAGGAATTTTATTTAAAAGAGCAGAACTACTTGAAATTATTAAAGAAGCAGGTATAATATTAATGGATAAAACAGGAACACTTACTAAAGGGCAACCTAAGGTAATTGATTATATTTCCTTTTTAGATGATGATAAAGTAATTAGATATATATATTCTGCTGAAAAAAAATCAGAACATCATATTGCAACATCTATAATAACTTATTGTGAAAGTTTAAATGTAAATTCAGTAGATATTGATGAATTTATTCAGATTGAGGGAAGAGGAATTAACGCAAAAGTAAAAAATGATGAGATATTAATAGGAAATGAAAAAATGATGATAGAGGGTAATGTAGATTTATCTAAATATATTGAGAGTATTAATAATTTTTCAAAACAAGGTAAAACTGTTATTTTAGCTTCAATTAACAAAGAGTTGGTAGCTATAATAACTATAGCTGATGAAATTAGAGAAGATGCAAAAATAACTATTGAAAAATTAAAAGATAAAAACATTAGACCAATTATGCTAACAGGAGATAATGTAGAAACTGCTAGATATGTAGCACAGTTGGTTGGTATAGAAGAAGTTCATGCAGAATTATTACCAAATGAAAAATATGATATATTAGTTAATTTACAAAAAGATAATAAGGTTATAATGGTAGGCGATGGAATTAATGATGCACCAGCTTTAGCTAAAGCAGATATTGGTATAAGTATAGGTGGTTCTACAGATATAGCCATGGAAATTTCAGATATAGTATTAATGAAACAAAGACTTATAGATATAATTAATGCGATTAATTTAAGTAAAGCTGTTATTAGAAATATAAAATTTAGTCTTTTCTGGGCTTTTATATATAATATAATTGGGATTACTTTAGCAATGGGAGTATTTGTTAAATTTGGTTTAACATTAAATCCTATGTTTGCTGCATTTGCTATGAGTGTAAGCTCTATATGTATTTTATTAAATGCCTTGACATTAAAATTATTTAAAGGAGAAAATAAGTGA
- the trxA gene encoding thioredoxin, with translation MSKVLHLGAVEQLKEICEKEKVVLVDFFATWCGPCKRLGPVLDELSEEADFSIVKIDVDQFPELAGEYGVRSIPTLFVVKDGEKVATDLGFKTKEELISLVKNNI, from the coding sequence ATGAGTAAAGTATTACATTTAGGTGCTGTAGAGCAATTAAAAGAAATTTGTGAGAAAGAAAAAGTTGTTTTAGTAGACTTTTTTGCAACTTGGTGTGGACCATGTAAAAGACTTGGACCAGTTTTAGATGAATTAAGTGAAGAAGCTGATTTCTCAATAGTTAAAATAGATGTAGATCAATTCCCTGAATTAGCTGGAGAATATGGAGTAAGAAGTATACCTACATTATTTGTAGTTAAAGATGGAGAAAAGGTTGCTACAGATTTAGGATTTAAAACAAAAGAAGAATTAATTTCTTTAGTAAAAAATAACATATAA
- the nox gene encoding H2O-forming NADH oxidase: MKVVVIGANHAGTATINTILGNYPGTEVVVFDRNNNISFLGCGMALWIGDQIDGSDGLFYSNKEKLEANGAKVYMETEVYDIDFENKVVYAKSKCGKEFAEKYDKVIVSTGSLPIDLPIPGKELENVQYVKLFQNAAEVIEKLKNPEIKHVTVIGAGYIGVELAEAFERKGKKVRLVDSCSDCLSTYYDKEFRTRMNEKLASHGIELSFGEMLKEIKGTNGKVSSIVTDKSEYATDMVILCAGFRPNTDLLKGKVELFRNGAYLVDRTQKTSCEDVYAIGDCATIYDNSIDDINYIALATNAVRSGIVAAHNVCGTKLEGIGVQGSNGISVYELNMLSTGLSEENAKRYGFEVETTTFTDNQKPEFMKTENDAVTVKIVYDKNNRRILGAQMASTLDISLGLHVFSLAIQEKVTIDKFKLLDIFFLPHFNKPYNYFTMTALGAK, encoded by the coding sequence ATGAAGGTAGTAGTTATAGGTGCAAATCATGCAGGAACAGCAACAATTAATACAATTTTAGGAAATTATCCAGGAACAGAAGTAGTTGTATTTGATAGAAATAATAATATTAGTTTCTTAGGTTGTGGAATGGCATTATGGATAGGAGATCAAATTGATGGTTCAGATGGACTATTCTATTCAAATAAGGAAAAATTAGAAGCTAATGGTGCAAAAGTTTACATGGAAACTGAAGTATATGACATAGACTTTGAAAATAAGGTAGTATATGCAAAAAGTAAATGTGGAAAAGAATTTGCAGAAAAATATGACAAGGTAATAGTTTCTACAGGATCTTTACCAATTGATTTACCAATTCCAGGAAAAGAATTAGAAAATGTACAATATGTAAAATTATTCCAAAATGCAGCTGAAGTTATTGAAAAATTAAAAAATCCTGAAATTAAACATGTTACTGTAATAGGTGCTGGATATATAGGGGTAGAATTAGCAGAAGCATTTGAAAGAAAAGGTAAAAAAGTTAGATTAGTAGATTCTTGTAGCGATTGTTTATCTACTTACTATGATAAAGAATTTAGAACAAGAATGAATGAAAAATTAGCAAGTCATGGTATTGAATTATCATTTGGAGAAATGTTAAAAGAAATTAAAGGAACAAATGGTAAAGTTTCATCTATAGTAACTGATAAATCTGAATATGCAACTGATATGGTAATATTATGTGCAGGATTTAGACCTAACACAGACTTATTAAAAGGAAAAGTTGAATTATTTAGAAATGGAGCATATTTAGTTGATAGAACTCAAAAGACTTCTTGTGAAGATGTTTATGCTATAGGAGATTGTGCAACTATATATGATAACTCTATAGATGATATTAACTATATTGCACTTGCAACAAATGCTGTTAGAAGTGGTATAGTTGCAGCTCACAATGTATGTGGAACTAAATTAGAAGGAATAGGAGTTCAAGGTTCAAATGGAATCTCTGTTTATGAGTTAAACATGCTTTCTACAGGATTATCTGAAGAAAATGCTAAGAGATATGGATTTGAAGTTGAAACTACTACATTTACAGACAATCAAAAACCTGAATTTATGAAAACAGAAAATGACGCAGTAACAGTTAAAATAGTTTATGATAAAAATAATAGAAGAATTTTAGGAGCACAAATGGCTTCTACATTAGATATTTCACTTGGATTACATGTATTCTCACTTGCAATTCAAGAAAAGGTAACTATAGATAAATTTAAATTACTTGATATCTTCTTCTTACCTCATTTTAATAAACCATATAACTACTTCACAATGACTGCATTAGGAGCAAAATAA
- the dusA gene encoding tRNA dihydrouridine(20/20a) synthase DusA, with amino-acid sequence MFKIALAPMVDRTDIHFRNFIRMINKDIELYTEMITTQAILNGDRAKILRSTKVENPVVLQIATSSLQESIEVAKYIKHTNYDAINLNVGCPSDRVSGHNMGAYLMSEPELVRDIAQAMKEYSGKEVTIKNRIGIDGKGILENDRKIVSYRELLDFIDITNVNKYIVHARIAILKGLSPKENRTIPQLDYEMVYRLKKDRPNLTIEINGGIKTIEDIKIHHNYVDSVMIGRAFYDNPMLANEINLLNGKSVKKHIEIVNEMFHYVKMLEENNEKPHHFLRHTLGLFYNTKYSKMWKNMISPTSVTSGTILEFLNKIS; translated from the coding sequence ATGTTTAAAATAGCTTTAGCCCCAATGGTAGATAGAACTGATATTCATTTTAGAAATTTTATTAGAATGATAAATAAAGATATAGAGTTATATACAGAGATGATAACTACTCAAGCGATTTTAAATGGAGATAGAGCTAAAATATTAAGAAGTACAAAAGTTGAAAATCCTGTAGTATTACAAATAGCTACATCTAGTTTACAAGAAAGTATTGAAGTTGCAAAATATATTAAACATACAAACTACGATGCTATTAATCTTAATGTAGGTTGTCCATCAGATAGAGTTTCAGGTCATAATATGGGAGCTTATCTAATGAGTGAGCCAGAACTTGTAAGAGATATTGCACAAGCTATGAAAGAATATTCAGGTAAAGAAGTTACCATAAAAAATAGAATTGGTATAGACGGTAAAGGTATTTTAGAAAATGATAGAAAAATTGTAAGTTATAGGGAATTATTAGATTTTATTGACATCACTAATGTTAATAAATATATTGTTCATGCTAGAATTGCCATTTTAAAGGGGTTAAGTCCAAAGGAGAATAGAACTATACCACAACTAGATTATGAAATGGTTTATAGACTTAAGAAAGATAGACCTAATTTAACAATAGAAATTAATGGTGGAATTAAAACTATTGAAGATATTAAAATTCATCATAATTATGTTGATTCTGTAATGATAGGTAGGGCATTTTATGATAACCCTATGTTAGCAAATGAAATAAATTTACTAAATGGTAAAAGTGTAAAAAAACATATAGAAATAGTAAATGAAATGTTTCACTATGTGAAAATGTTAGAAGAAAACAATGAAAAACCACATCATTTTCTTAGACATACATTGGGTTTATTTTATAATACAAAATATAGTAAAATGTGGAAAAATATGATTTCTCCTACAAGTGTAACTAGTGGTACAATTCTTGAATTTTTAAATAAAATAAGTTAA
- a CDS encoding DMT family transporter: MEKVLYILLTVFAGFVVTIQGPINVELGKSLGSDYWSAFTSFFIGLLFIFLFIILTGQKSPTITQFTTTAWWKYLGAITGAIYVLSVITVIPALGVGLATILLMFSQLVMAMIIDHYGLFGYAVKSFSVERMIGVALMAIGIFLINRK, translated from the coding sequence ATGGAAAAAGTATTATATATATTATTAACGGTATTTGCAGGATTTGTTGTTACAATTCAAGGTCCTATAAATGTTGAACTTGGAAAATCTTTAGGAAGTGATTATTGGTCGGCATTTACATCTTTTTTTATAGGATTATTATTTATATTTTTATTTATAATTCTAACAGGTCAGAAATCACCAACAATTACTCAGTTTACAACTACTGCTTGGTGGAAGTATTTAGGTGCAATTACAGGAGCGATTTATGTATTATCGGTAATTACGGTTATACCAGCTTTAGGAGTAGGACTTGCAACTATATTATTAATGTTTTCACAATTAGTTATGGCTATGATAATAGATCATTATGGACTTTTTGGATATGCAGTTAAATCTTTTTCTGTAGAAAGAATGATAGGTGTTGCATTAATGGCTATTGGAATATTTTTAATAAACAGAAAGTAG